A part of Gemmatimonadales bacterium genomic DNA contains:
- a CDS encoding SRPBCC domain-containing protein, which translates to MPLKHEGDRRWVEMEFLVPGTPEQIWAAVATGAGMTAWFTPTKVDERVGGAIEFDFGGGASSSGKVIVWDPPVRLVYEEYGWSGDAPPVATEVTVETRSRGRCVLRIVHSMFTTDDQWDDQFDGFESGWPGFIEVLRIYLAHHPGAKAAVVRAPVIHSGDTAAAWSTLAGELGLAGLDREARWTAPANLPAATGVLERIQQDAGSHEAMLRLDQPLPGVMYIGAYRWEAQARAVVILYLYGDRAAELAAQLEPAWVAWMAKRFPA; encoded by the coding sequence ATGCCACTGAAGCACGAGGGCGATCGTCGTTGGGTCGAGATGGAGTTCCTGGTTCCGGGCACCCCGGAGCAGATCTGGGCCGCCGTCGCGACGGGGGCTGGTATGACGGCATGGTTTACTCCGACCAAGGTCGACGAACGCGTTGGCGGCGCCATTGAGTTCGACTTTGGCGGTGGCGCGTCATCGTCCGGCAAGGTCATTGTCTGGGATCCGCCGGTGCGCCTGGTCTACGAGGAGTACGGCTGGAGCGGCGACGCGCCCCCGGTCGCGACCGAGGTGACGGTGGAAACTCGGTCACGCGGCCGCTGCGTCCTCCGCATCGTGCACAGCATGTTCACGACCGACGACCAGTGGGACGATCAGTTTGACGGATTCGAGTCGGGCTGGCCGGGGTTTATCGAGGTGTTGCGCATCTATCTCGCGCACCATCCCGGCGCCAAGGCTGCGGTGGTCCGCGCTCCGGTCATTCACTCCGGCGATACGGCCGCGGCCTGGTCGACACTTGCAGGAGAACTCGGCCTGGCCGGATTGGACCGGGAGGCACGGTGGACCGCTCCCGCGAACCTGCCGGCTGCAACCGGTGTGCTTGAGCGGATCCAGCAGGATGCCGGCTCGCATGAAGCAATGCTTCGGCTGGACCAGCCGCTTCCGGGCGTGATGTATATCGGCGCGTACCGGTGGGAAGCGCAGGCCAGGGCTGTCGTCATCCTCTACCTGTACGGCGATCGGGCTGCTGAGCTGGCCGCCCAGCTCGAACCCGCCTGGGTGGCGTGGATGGCGAAACGATTCCCGGCCTGA
- a CDS encoding AI-2E family transporter, with amino-acid sequence MATTLRTSMEKTFLIGLVAGVTIAFLWMVGSLATPIFWAVVLAVLFESAYRWLHRRLGGREALAAGATILLILVVVVLPLSAIGAAVTSEAAALYQRIESGAINVQAPIDAAERAMPQVARVMERFGLDVDRLRQSLSGVAVTVSRFLASQALAIGQNALRMLLMIVVTLYLLFFFLRDGDRLTAAIVRALPLGDVRERQLMERFARITRATMKGTIIVAMAQGALGGVTFALLGIPAAVFWGVVMTVISLLPAVGSGIVWVPAAIILALTGQVAKGVILVLVGALVIGMVDNVLRPILVGRETRIPDWIVFISILGGLASVGLSGFVIGPVVAGLFLTVWEMFTEEYGPVDNIPASGATPPVEVAVTVLNVEAPPEPPPTPS; translated from the coding sequence ATGGCCACCACACTGCGTACCTCGATGGAAAAGACCTTCCTGATCGGGCTGGTTGCCGGCGTCACCATCGCCTTTCTCTGGATGGTCGGCAGCCTTGCGACACCGATCTTTTGGGCCGTGGTGCTGGCCGTGCTGTTCGAATCGGCCTACCGCTGGCTGCATCGGCGGTTGGGCGGACGCGAGGCCCTGGCCGCGGGGGCAACCATCCTGCTGATCCTGGTCGTCGTGGTCCTGCCGCTGTCGGCGATTGGCGCGGCGGTAACCAGCGAGGCCGCCGCCCTTTACCAGCGGATCGAGAGTGGCGCCATCAACGTACAGGCGCCGATCGACGCCGCCGAGCGGGCCATGCCGCAGGTGGCTCGCGTGATGGAACGGTTCGGTCTGGACGTCGACCGCTTGCGACAGAGTCTGTCCGGGGTGGCCGTTACGGTCAGTCGCTTTCTGGCGTCGCAGGCGCTGGCCATCGGGCAGAATGCGCTGCGCATGCTGCTGATGATCGTGGTGACCCTCTACCTGCTGTTCTTCTTCCTCCGAGACGGCGATCGCCTAACGGCCGCGATCGTTCGGGCCCTGCCCTTGGGCGACGTGCGCGAACGGCAGCTGATGGAACGGTTTGCTCGCATCACCCGGGCGACCATGAAGGGCACCATCATCGTTGCCATGGCGCAAGGTGCGCTGGGAGGGGTCACCTTTGCCCTGTTGGGCATCCCCGCAGCAGTCTTCTGGGGGGTGGTGATGACGGTAATCTCGCTGCTGCCTGCGGTGGGGTCGGGCATCGTCTGGGTACCCGCAGCCATCATCCTGGCGCTGACCGGTCAGGTCGCGAAGGGCGTCATCCTCGTCCTGGTCGGTGCGCTCGTCATCGGCATGGTGGACAACGTACTCCGCCCTATCCTGGTCGGACGCGAGACCCGAATTCCTGACTGGATCGTGTTCATCTCGATCCTTGGCGGTCTGGCTTCGGTGGGACTGTCGGGATTCGTGATCGGCCCGGTCGTGGCGGGCCTGTTTCTTACCGTCTGGGAAATGTTCACCGAGGAGTACGGCCCGGTCGACAACATTCCCGCGAGCGGGGCGACTCCGCCGGTTGAGGTTGCCGTGACCGTTTTGAATGTCGAAGCGCCCCCGGAACCCCCGCCGACCCCGTCATGA
- a CDS encoding ABC transporter permease: MSLLSDWRERLRGLALKRRSERELDAELRFHVEQEVAHRIREGADPVEARRAALLAFGGIEQFKEEVRDARGTRGFEELLADVRYAVRNLGKHPIFTAAAVVVLGLGLGASTTVFAVVDAVLLARLPHPDADRLLRVYQQNPSNRWAISTVDAQAIIAQQQSFESVGALRVLPVEVPGPSGPDQLLVGWATAGFFDALRTPVAIGRPLRPDDETPGAPAVALVSDAMARQRWGDPAGAVGQPITIDGTGHEIVGVFPPSVRELAGIRAELWTALQLDTPSRRGPFWLRVVGRLKPGATLESATRDLAGISERIFPLWATGFRDQTAKLTPVPLVTTIVGDAGQQVNLFAAAVGLVLLVAIANVATLMLVRASGRAQEFGVRLALGAGKGRLARLLVTDGVILTLAAGVFGLMVASAGVRLVTEHVTDLPRVHHVALDARALGFLLLAALASGLAISAPAMIASLASRASTSLRIDTRRAGTDRRTGTIRSALVVAEFALALPLLVGASLLVQSLIELRRVDPGFDPEGVVTATLALPNSRYGGYPAIQTFWRQLEQRVHDMTEFTAVGMTLSLPPDESDAMNNFDLLDKPVPSGGSEPTAPWVWVTPGYFATLNIPLLEGRMFTPADSGLGPPVVLVSAAWAKRYYPEGSAVGKQMVSGGCTSCPLTTVVGVVGDVKYQGLTANADAVYQPLVQATPRRMHMIARTPGSPADAIRSIQEMVRTLDAELPVATSTLTARLGHSLAAPRRWTAVLVGFAVTAAMLAALGIFGLMSYTVRQERRTIGIRLALGAAPDDMTSLIVRRGLRHAGIGITVGLGLTLLEGRWLGSLLYGVRVADPVTMVAVAIGLFAVAALACWLPGRQAARVDAREALTD; the protein is encoded by the coding sequence ATGAGCCTGCTGAGCGATTGGCGCGAACGCCTCAGGGGATTGGCCCTCAAGCGACGCTCCGAACGGGAACTCGACGCTGAGCTGCGCTTCCATGTGGAGCAGGAAGTGGCGCATCGGATTCGGGAAGGAGCTGACCCGGTCGAGGCCCGGCGTGCGGCACTGCTGGCTTTCGGCGGAATCGAGCAGTTCAAGGAGGAGGTGCGCGACGCCCGTGGCACCCGTGGTTTCGAAGAGCTGCTGGCTGACGTCCGCTACGCCGTTCGCAACCTCGGCAAGCACCCGATCTTCACTGCCGCTGCCGTCGTTGTCCTAGGACTCGGCCTGGGTGCCAGCACCACGGTCTTTGCCGTGGTCGACGCCGTCCTTCTTGCCCGGCTGCCGCACCCCGATGCGGACCGCCTGCTGCGGGTCTATCAGCAGAATCCCTCCAACCGCTGGGCCATCTCGACGGTCGATGCCCAAGCCATCATCGCGCAGCAGCAGAGCTTCGAATCCGTTGGGGCGCTGCGGGTTCTTCCGGTTGAGGTGCCTGGTCCAAGCGGCCCGGACCAGCTTCTCGTCGGCTGGGCAACAGCAGGATTCTTCGACGCGCTCCGCACGCCGGTCGCCATAGGCCGCCCGCTCCGACCCGACGACGAAACACCAGGCGCCCCGGCGGTGGCTCTGGTATCCGACGCGATGGCCCGCCAACGCTGGGGCGACCCAGCCGGTGCCGTCGGCCAGCCCATCACCATCGACGGCACCGGTCATGAGATCGTCGGAGTCTTCCCGCCCTCGGTCCGAGAGCTGGCCGGAATCCGGGCCGAACTCTGGACTGCCCTTCAGCTCGATACGCCGTCGAGGCGAGGTCCGTTCTGGCTCCGAGTCGTTGGCCGCCTCAAACCGGGAGCGACCCTCGAATCGGCCACCCGCGACCTGGCCGGTATCAGCGAGCGGATCTTCCCTCTCTGGGCCACCGGGTTCCGCGATCAGACCGCCAAGCTCACGCCGGTGCCGCTGGTGACGACGATCGTCGGCGACGCCGGGCAGCAGGTCAACCTCTTTGCGGCGGCCGTCGGCCTGGTGCTGCTCGTGGCGATTGCCAACGTGGCCACGCTGATGTTGGTCCGCGCCTCGGGCCGAGCCCAGGAGTTTGGGGTTCGCCTCGCGCTCGGCGCCGGCAAGGGCCGCTTGGCCCGATTGCTGGTGACCGACGGCGTGATCCTCACGCTCGCCGCTGGCGTGTTCGGATTGATGGTGGCTTCCGCAGGCGTTCGTCTGGTGACTGAGCATGTTACCGACCTGCCCCGCGTCCATCACGTCGCGCTCGATGCGCGGGCCCTCGGCTTCCTGTTGCTCGCCGCGCTGGCAAGCGGCCTGGCAATCAGCGCGCCTGCGATGATCGCCTCGCTCGCCAGTCGGGCCAGCACATCGCTGCGCATCGATACCCGTCGCGCCGGAACCGACCGGCGCACGGGCACGATCCGCTCCGCCCTCGTGGTTGCCGAGTTTGCCTTGGCGCTACCGCTCCTGGTGGGTGCGAGCCTGCTGGTGCAGAGCTTGATCGAACTCCGCCGGGTCGATCCTGGGTTTGATCCGGAAGGCGTCGTCACCGCCACGCTCGCGCTCCCGAACTCTCGCTACGGGGGCTACCCTGCCATCCAGACCTTCTGGCGCCAGCTCGAGCAGAGAGTTCACGACATGACGGAATTCACTGCGGTTGGCATGACGTTGAGCCTGCCACCCGACGAGTCGGATGCGATGAACAACTTCGACCTGCTCGACAAACCCGTCCCGTCAGGCGGCAGCGAACCGACCGCGCCGTGGGTCTGGGTCACCCCGGGCTACTTTGCCACCCTGAACATCCCCCTCCTCGAAGGCCGCATGTTCACCCCGGCAGATTCCGGTCTCGGCCCGCCTGTCGTGCTGGTAAGTGCTGCGTGGGCCAAACGGTACTATCCCGAAGGCAGCGCGGTCGGCAAGCAGATGGTCAGCGGGGGATGCACCAGTTGCCCACTTACCACAGTGGTCGGTGTCGTGGGGGATGTGAAGTACCAGGGTCTTACCGCCAACGCCGACGCTGTGTATCAACCGCTCGTCCAAGCTACACCGCGCCGGATGCACATGATTGCACGGACTCCCGGGAGCCCAGCGGATGCGATTCGCTCGATCCAGGAGATGGTTCGGACGCTGGATGCCGAGCTACCTGTCGCCACCTCGACCCTGACGGCCCGCCTGGGCCACTCGCTGGCCGCGCCGCGTCGCTGGACGGCCGTGCTGGTCGGCTTTGCCGTCACCGCCGCAATGCTTGCTGCGCTGGGAATATTCGGGCTGATGTCCTATACCGTCAGGCAGGAGCGCCGCACCATCGGGATCCGTCTCGCGCTCGGCGCCGCACCGGACGACATGACCTCGCTGATCGTGCGACGCGGCCTCCGGCACGCCGGGATCGGGATCACGGTCGGCTTGGGTCTGACGTTGCTGGAAGGGCGGTGGCTCGGTTCGTTGCTGTATGGCGTCCGGGTGGCGGATCCCGTGACAATGGTTGCCGTGGCAATCGGTCTCTTCGCGGTTGCGGCCCTGGCGTGCTGGCTGCCGGGACGCCAGGCCGCGCGCGTCGATGCCCGGGAGGCGCTGACCGACTGA
- a CDS encoding PadR family transcriptional regulator, whose protein sequence is MSQPSELLQGTLELLVLKALSLEPMHGWGIGHRIGQMSREVFLVPQGSLYPALQRMLRKGLIRSEWRTTENNRQARYYLLTPAGEAQLDQEITAWRRASGAIEGVLAFRLAAEG, encoded by the coding sequence ATGAGCCAGCCATCGGAGCTGCTGCAGGGCACCCTCGAGCTCCTGGTACTGAAGGCGCTCTCCCTGGAACCGATGCATGGCTGGGGCATCGGCCACCGAATCGGTCAGATGTCCCGCGAGGTATTTCTGGTTCCACAGGGGTCCCTCTACCCCGCCCTGCAGCGGATGCTCCGCAAGGGCCTGATTCGGTCCGAGTGGCGCACCACGGAAAACAACCGTCAGGCGAGGTACTACCTGCTCACGCCAGCAGGCGAAGCTCAACTCGACCAGGAGATCACGGCGTGGCGCCGGGCCTCGGGAGCGATCGAAGGGGTGCTGGCATTCCGCCTGGCGGCGGAAGGATGA